The stretch of DNA CGTCGCGGCGCGCGCGTGGTCGGCGATGACGCGGAACGGAGCGTCGTCGACCTCCATCCCGCCGCGGTAACGCCGCCCCGAGATCTCCTCGATCCGCCCGACGATTGGGCGGAAGAGGTCGGTGTCGAAGTTGTTGTTGACCCCCTGCAGGATCGACGCGATCCGCTCGAGGCCGGCTCCCGTGTCGACGGACGGCTTCGGAAGGGGCGTCATCTTCCCGGCGTCGCCGCGCTCGTACTGCATGAAGACGAGGTTCCAGATCTCCATCGTCTCGTCGCCGGGGCCGTTGACGAGATCGGCGCGGTTCTTCGCCGGGTCCGACGGGTCCTCGCCGCGGTAGTAATGGATCTCCGAGCACGGCCCGCACGGGCCGGTCTCCCCCATCGCCCAGAAGTTGTCCTTCTCGCCGAACCGCAGGATCCGGTTCTCCGCCGCGCCGGCCTTCTCCCAGAGCGCGGCCGCCTCGTCGTCGGTCGTGTACACGGTGAACCACAGACGGTCGACGGGAAGACCGTATCCGCTCTTCTCGTCGGTCAGGAGCTCCCAGGCGAACCGGATCGCGTCTTCCTTGAAGTAGTCGCCGAAGGAGAAGTTGCCGAGCATCTCGAAGAACGTCTGGTGCCGCGCCGTGTAGCCGACGTTGTCGAGGTCGTTGTGCTTCCCCCCCGCGCGGACGCACTTCTGCGACGACGTCGCGCGGACGTAGTCGCGCTTCTCCCGTCCGGTGAAGACGTCCTTGAACTGGTTCATCCCCGCGTTGGCGAAGAGCAGCGTCGGGTCCTCGGCGGGGATGAGCGACGACGACGGCACGCGCCGGTGCCCGCGCTCCTCGAAGTACCTCAGGAATCTCTCGCGAATCTCCCGGGAATCCACGCCGTCTGCTCCTCCGAACCGCGTATCCTGTCAGAAAACTACGCCCTTTGCATCGCCCCGGAGGAGATCGACGTCGTATTTGCGGTCGCGGTTGAAATCCGAAGCCCGAATCTCGAAACCCGAAACAGGTCCGAAGCTCCAAATTCGAATGATGAAACCGAACGCCCACCTGTCGATTTCGCCGGACGACCGGAGGCCTGGACGGAACGGGAGCCTTTCCCGTTCCGGCATTCGGTCATTCGAATCTCGAATTTGTTTCGAATTTCGAAATTCGGATTTCGTGCTTCTGATTTCGGCGTGAATCGTGGCTCCGATTCAGTCCTCCGCCTCTCCCATCGTCTCGAGGATCTGCGGCGCGCCGAATCCGCGCCGGCGCAGGAAGTCGAACACCTTCTTCTTCCGCTTCTCGGGAGGAAGGTCCGCCAGCTCGTCGAACCGCCGCCGGCAGAGCGATTCGAGGAGCGTCCGCTCGTCGTCGTCGGAGATCCCCGCGAGCGCGCGGTCGATCGAGACCTTCGGAAATCCCCTCTGCCGCATCTCGGCGCGGAGCCGCTCGCGCGAGAACCGCTCCTCGCGATTGACGAGGAACGATTCCATCGCCGCCTGCTCGTTCAGGCTGCCGTCGCGCACGAGCGCGTCGAGCGTCGTTCGGATCGTCTCCCCGTCGAACCCGCGGAGCTCGAGGGCGCGGCGAAGCTCATCGCGGGACCGAGCTCTCACCGTCAGGAGGCGCACCGCCCGGAACCGGCAATCCTCGGAAGAGTCGGGCCGGCGCGCTCGCGCGACGCGGCGGCGCAACGCCGTCATCGCCCCCGGGTGAACGGGGGCGGCGGGGGCGTTCCCGGGACCTGGTTCGAGAAGTCGAAGGGCGATTCCTCCGAGAGCGGATCGACCTCCGCGGGCGCCTGGAGAGCCGTGTCCATCTCCTCCTGCGCGACGTCCGAGGTCGACTGGATGCCCTGGAGCTTCAGCCGGAACTCGTTGGGGTTCGTCGCGCGCTTCAACGCCTCGTCGAGCGTGATGAGCCCCGCCTTGTAGAGGGAAAAGAGGGACTGGTCGAACGTCTGCATGCCGTACTGCGACGTTCCCGCCGTGATCGCGTCCTTGATGAGCTTGGTCTTCTCCTTGTTCTCGATGCAGTCGCGCACGAGGGCC from Thermoanaerobaculia bacterium encodes:
- a CDS encoding alanine--tRNA ligase-related protein; the protein is MDSREIRERFLRYFEERGHRRVPSSSLIPAEDPTLLFANAGMNQFKDVFTGREKRDYVRATSSQKCVRAGGKHNDLDNVGYTARHQTFFEMLGNFSFGDYFKEDAIRFAWELLTDEKSGYGLPVDRLWFTVYTTDDEAAALWEKAGAAENRILRFGEKDNFWAMGETGPCGPCSEIHYYRGEDPSDPAKNRADLVNGPGDETMEIWNLVFMQYERGDAGKMTPLPKPSVDTGAGLERIASILQGVNNNFDTDLFRPIVGRIEEISGRRYRGGMEVDDAPFRVIADHARAAT
- a CDS encoding regulatory protein RecX, with the translated sequence MRARSRDELRRALELRGFDGETIRTTLDALVRDGSLNEQAAMESFLVNREERFSRERLRAEMRQRGFPKVSIDRALAGISDDDERTLLESLCRRRFDELADLPPEKRKKKVFDFLRRRGFGAPQILETMGEAED